A single genomic interval of Antarcticibacterium arcticum harbors:
- a CDS encoding membrane lipoprotein lipid attachment site-containing protein, with amino-acid sequence MKKLVLFLTASLILSSCSIENDGPRIAADFAEVTEIELPEFFEQGKTYEIKVTYLLPTACHTAAGLEVKRGNAEGPGRRDIYVAGVATYDQNVVTCNRQSEDLEKTAKFAIGIDEEDPYTFYLWTGLDNDLENEFTIIEVPVVGPGEPNPGE; translated from the coding sequence ATGAAAAAATTAGTATTATTTTTAACAGCCTCTTTAATCCTTAGCAGTTGTTCTATTGAAAATGACGGGCCACGCATTGCTGCCGACTTTGCTGAAGTGACAGAAATTGAATTGCCTGAATTTTTTGAACAAGGCAAAACTTATGAAATAAAGGTGACCTACCTTCTTCCCACTGCCTGCCATACGGCCGCGGGATTGGAAGTAAAAAGAGGAAATGCAGAAGGCCCGGGGCGCCGGGATATTTATGTAGCAGGAGTTGCCACTTATGATCAAAATGTGGTAACCTGCAACAGGCAAAGTGAGGATCTTGAGAAAACTGCAAAATTTGCAATAGGCATTGATGAGGAAGATCCCTATACCTTTTATCTTTGGACAGGATTAGACAACGATCTTGAAAATGAATTTACAATTATTGAAGTTCCCGTAGTTGGACCCGGCGAACCTAATCCAGGCGAGTAG
- a CDS encoding RNA polymerase sigma factor, whose amino-acid sequence MSLEKLIHRCTQQDIKAQEWLYREYSGKLFTLCLKYSGSYEEAKDNLQDSFLKIFENISQYSGKGTFEGWITRITINTALKKAAKPGVFLTLIEEVPNEPEIEVDDEIVSGDFLIEIIQELPDRYRHVFNLHSMEGYTHKEIAVMLNISEGTSKSNLARARAKLKERIETYQNSRKTRLL is encoded by the coding sequence GTGAGTTTAGAAAAACTCATACATAGATGTACCCAACAGGATATAAAGGCCCAGGAATGGCTTTACCGGGAATACTCGGGAAAGCTGTTTACCCTGTGTCTTAAATACTCCGGCAGCTATGAAGAGGCCAAAGACAACCTGCAGGACAGCTTTTTAAAGATCTTTGAAAATATCTCCCAATACTCGGGAAAAGGAACTTTTGAGGGATGGATCACCCGTATTACCATAAATACTGCCCTTAAGAAAGCGGCCAAACCCGGTGTATTTCTAACCCTCATTGAGGAAGTGCCCAATGAACCGGAGATTGAAGTAGACGACGAGATAGTTTCAGGGGATTTCTTAATTGAAATAATACAGGAGTTACCGGACAGGTATCGCCACGTATTTAACCTTCATTCTATGGAGGGATATACCCATAAGGAGATAGCTGTAATGCTCAATATCTCTGAAGGAACATCAAAATCAAATCTGGCCCGGGCAAGGGCAAAACTAAAGGAAAGGATAGAAACCTACCAAAATTCCCGCAAGACGCGATTATTATGA
- a CDS encoding outer membrane beta-barrel protein, whose translation MKENIDQLYNRKLKGVETPPPDDVWKNISSRLPQKETKKRAFPLWYKVGGVAAALALLFFIGNDVFTTSGNPDVQIVWEADPSAEIKKDLLPSDFSNNQISGTSKLLESLIIKNNNNSGSKVPSENKPAVNSKSGDAYFKELEEAPEFSLTPTSTYTFFEHNNVAFQEEMQEQQHLQQIIEEEIKTGNLATVQNEIDQPEDETVKNPKMLKRLSITPTAGAVYLDNMGSGNFIDNGFENNKSSGEVSMAYGVQLAYQLTDKIKIRSGVNKVDLSYNTRDINYSSALNAVALGGSGTLDNSAGMALSIAAPMAGNLNQRMGFIEIPLEFELALSDKKLGLNIIAGGSTLFLDNNMVSLNSPEFSTDLGQAQNLNSISYSANIGLGVNYSLSSRLLWNLEPVFKYQLNTFNNTAGVNPYYLGLYSGFSFKF comes from the coding sequence ATGAAAGAGAATATTGATCAACTGTATAACCGGAAGCTGAAAGGGGTAGAAACCCCTCCGCCGGACGATGTATGGAAAAATATATCCTCCCGGCTTCCGCAGAAAGAAACAAAAAAGAGGGCATTCCCACTTTGGTATAAAGTAGGGGGAGTTGCCGCCGCTCTTGCTTTATTGTTCTTTATAGGAAATGATGTTTTTACTACTTCGGGTAATCCCGATGTTCAAATTGTGTGGGAAGCAGATCCTTCCGCAGAAATTAAAAAGGACCTTTTACCATCTGACTTTAGCAATAACCAAATATCTGGCACTTCAAAGCTGCTGGAAAGCCTTATAATTAAAAATAACAACAATTCAGGTTCCAAGGTACCTTCAGAAAACAAACCTGCCGTCAATTCAAAATCGGGGGACGCCTATTTCAAGGAATTAGAGGAGGCACCTGAATTCTCATTGACCCCTACAAGTACATATACCTTTTTTGAACATAACAATGTTGCTTTTCAGGAGGAAATGCAAGAGCAGCAACACCTACAACAAATCATTGAAGAGGAAATTAAAACGGGAAACCTGGCAACCGTACAAAATGAGATCGATCAACCGGAGGATGAGACGGTTAAAAATCCTAAAATGTTAAAAAGGTTGAGTATTACTCCCACTGCCGGGGCGGTGTATCTTGATAATATGGGCAGCGGTAATTTTATAGATAACGGTTTTGAAAATAATAAAAGCAGCGGTGAGGTGTCTATGGCATATGGTGTGCAGCTAGCATATCAACTTACCGATAAAATAAAGATACGTTCCGGGGTAAATAAAGTGGACCTTAGCTACAATACAAGGGATATAAATTATTCCTCGGCCTTAAACGCGGTGGCACTTGGAGGTTCAGGAACTCTGGATAACAGCGCCGGCATGGCACTTTCCATTGCGGCCCCAATGGCCGGAAATCTCAATCAAAGAATGGGTTTCATAGAAATCCCGTTGGAATTTGAATTAGCGCTTTCAGATAAAAAATTAGGATTGAATATAATTGCCGGGGGAAGTACTCTCTTCCTGGATAATAATATGGTTTCCTTAAATTCTCCCGAATTCTCAACAGATCTTGGCCAGGCTCAAAACCTGAACTCTATAAGTTACAGTGCTAATATTGGCCTTGGGGTAAACTATTCACTGTCTTCAAGATTGTTATGGAACCTTGAACCTGTTTTCAAGTATCAGCTTAACACCTTCAACAATACTGCCGGAGTTAATCCTTATTATTTAGGCCTCTACTCGGGATTTAGCTTTAAATTCTAA
- a CDS encoding helix-turn-helix transcriptional regulator, giving the protein MFKKVLVADDIDSINHAVASVLKEFNVQQVEYAQYCDNAYLKAKRAQMDGEAFDLLICDLSFKSDHREEKITSGKDLIAILKKENPQLKVIVNSIEDQPHTVKTLWDSGNIDAYVCKDRQGMKELKEAIVNIYAGKTYNSPRIERSLKQENLILLSDFEIKLLTYISQGLTQDEIQEKFKQLKISPGSKSAIEKSLKEMRDEFGAKTTPHLIGIVKDLKLI; this is encoded by the coding sequence ATGTTTAAAAAGGTTTTGGTTGCCGATGATATAGACAGCATAAATCATGCTGTGGCTAGTGTTTTGAAGGAATTCAATGTGCAGCAGGTGGAATATGCCCAATATTGTGATAATGCCTATTTAAAAGCCAAACGAGCCCAGATGGACGGGGAGGCATTTGATCTTCTTATTTGTGATCTTTCATTTAAAAGTGATCACAGGGAGGAGAAGATAACTTCAGGAAAGGATCTTATCGCCATTTTGAAAAAGGAAAACCCTCAACTTAAAGTAATCGTGAATTCTATAGAGGACCAGCCTCATACTGTAAAAACCCTTTGGGATTCAGGAAATATTGATGCTTATGTGTGCAAAGACAGGCAGGGGATGAAAGAATTAAAAGAAGCGATTGTAAATATTTATGCCGGGAAGACTTATAACTCCCCGCGTATTGAACGAAGCCTGAAACAGGAAAATTTAATCCTGTTGAGTGATTTTGAGATCAAACTTCTCACCTATATCTCCCAGGGCCTCACCCAGGATGAGATTCAGGAAAAGTTTAAACAATTGAAAATCTCTCCAGGCAGTAAAAGTGCTATTGAAAAAAGCCTCAAGGAAATGAGGGATGAGTTTGGTGCGAAAACCACACCTCACTTAATAGGGATCGTAAAAGATCTTAAATTAATTTAA
- a CDS encoding flotillin family protein produces MKILKGVLTGIALVAFSLGSPVLAQQNAGNAQNKEQKKAALAEAKEYREMARAEAQWHREREKEAAAREREYLKAANASDRDFVKAENKLYRERAKAEAQWHKERAKEAAERERKIRKDEGKWSRERSLAENDYYRERSKAEAEWYRTKNKEIARYERDLLKRNRKMTKAEEKLYKERAKAESVWYSQRERDLNKRPGRSYNNAKGMQMKRMNANENAFKNNPGRAKNNKGKSGRN; encoded by the coding sequence ATGAAAATATTAAAAGGAGTTTTAACCGGAATTGCATTAGTAGCATTCAGTCTTGGAAGCCCGGTATTGGCCCAACAAAATGCCGGGAATGCCCAAAATAAAGAACAAAAGAAAGCTGCGCTTGCAGAAGCAAAGGAGTACAGGGAAATGGCAAGAGCCGAAGCCCAATGGCACCGGGAACGTGAAAAAGAGGCTGCCGCCCGGGAGCGGGAATATTTGAAAGCCGCCAATGCCAGTGACAGGGATTTTGTAAAAGCTGAAAATAAGCTTTACAGAGAACGCGCTAAAGCTGAAGCCCAATGGCATAAAGAAAGAGCTAAAGAAGCGGCTGAACGGGAAAGGAAAATAAGAAAGGACGAGGGAAAATGGAGCAGGGAAAGATCTCTTGCCGAAAATGATTATTACCGCGAACGATCCAAAGCCGAAGCCGAATGGTACCGGACAAAGAATAAAGAAATTGCACGATATGAGCGTGACCTTTTGAAAAGGAATAGGAAAATGACCAAAGCTGAGGAAAAACTTTATAAAGAAAGAGCCAAAGCCGAATCTGTATGGTATTCACAAAGGGAACGCGACCTCAATAAGCGTCCAGGAAGATCATACAACAATGCCAAAGGCATGCAGATGAAAAGAATGAACGCAAATGAAAATGCCTTTAAAAATAACCCGGGAAGAGCAAAAAACAATAAAGGAAAATCCGGCAGAAACTAG
- a CDS encoding YqiA/YcfP family alpha/beta fold hydrolase produces MNIVYIHGLDSKLSNDKKEILQKFGNVIAPEVDYYSNANAIESLIEKLKNEEVQVIIGSSMGGFAAYYISTALQKPALLFNPALKNRSVEQIIPSVPISAPCFKQFVLGNLDDVVNPGDTLAFISKTFNEFTEFQIHLRRGLTHNIPLDVLEEEVSSFLNNAGLDY; encoded by the coding sequence ATGAATATAGTATACATACACGGCTTAGATAGTAAACTAAGCAATGATAAAAAGGAAATCCTTCAAAAATTCGGGAATGTAATTGCCCCGGAGGTAGATTATTATTCCAATGCCAATGCAATTGAGAGTCTTATCGAGAAGTTGAAAAATGAGGAAGTACAGGTAATCATTGGCAGTAGTATGGGAGGTTTTGCCGCGTATTATATTTCTACAGCTTTGCAAAAACCGGCACTTTTATTCAATCCCGCCCTTAAAAACAGGTCGGTTGAACAAATAATTCCTTCTGTTCCCATAAGTGCTCCCTGTTTCAAACAATTCGTTCTGGGTAATCTGGATGATGTAGTGAATCCCGGAGACACCCTTGCTTTTATTTCCAAAACCTTCAATGAGTTCACAGAATTCCAAATACATCTTCGTCGTGGTCTTACCCATAATATCCCACTGGATGTGTTAGAAGAGGAGGTGAGTTCATTTTTAAATAATGCAGGATTGGATTATTAA
- a CDS encoding ATP-dependent Clp protease adaptor ClpS → MSTKEEVLEEVKTQTKKQKNYEIVLYNDDVNTFDHVIETLIIACEHTAEQAEQCAILVHYKGQCTVKTGAYTELKPRCSKLLDAGLSAEILG, encoded by the coding sequence ATGAGCACGAAGGAAGAAGTATTGGAAGAGGTTAAAACCCAAACCAAAAAACAAAAGAACTACGAAATAGTGTTATATAATGATGATGTGAATACATTTGATCACGTTATCGAGACCCTTATTATCGCATGTGAACATACGGCAGAGCAGGCAGAGCAATGTGCTATTCTTGTGCATTACAAGGGGCAGTGTACGGTTAAAACGGGAGCCTATACCGAATTAAAACCCCGTTGTTCAAAATTACTGGACGCCGGTTTAAGTGCCGAGATCCTTGGCTAA
- the prmA gene encoding 50S ribosomal protein L11 methyltransferase, with protein MPKNYLAFKFTIEPLQPASEILIAELGYAGFDSFIENEDGVTAYIPTEEFDEEVFAGIHALQSDEFKISYTSAEIEKVNWNIEWEKNFNPIVVDELCSVRAPFHEKPDTQYDIVIEPKMSFGTGHHATTHMMLQFILKNDWEGKTVLDMGCGTGVLAILAEMKGAGKLDAIDIDNWCYLNTLENVERNNCSRISVFEGGADLLKGRSYDRIIANINRNILLEDMVFYAESLNKGGKLFLSGFYTEDIKAIEEECNKYGLRLEDQLARENWAALVFNK; from the coding sequence ATGCCTAAAAATTATTTAGCTTTTAAATTTACAATAGAGCCACTACAGCCGGCTTCAGAAATACTTATTGCAGAACTGGGGTATGCGGGATTTGATAGTTTTATTGAAAATGAAGATGGGGTAACCGCTTATATTCCTACAGAAGAATTTGATGAAGAGGTCTTCGCGGGAATTCATGCCTTGCAGTCAGATGAATTTAAGATTAGTTATACCTCCGCCGAAATTGAAAAGGTTAACTGGAATATTGAATGGGAGAAAAATTTCAATCCTATTGTGGTAGATGAATTATGCTCGGTAAGGGCTCCATTTCATGAAAAACCGGATACCCAATATGATATTGTAATAGAACCTAAAATGTCCTTTGGCACAGGTCACCACGCTACCACTCATATGATGCTGCAATTCATTTTGAAAAATGATTGGGAAGGCAAAACCGTACTGGATATGGGATGTGGAACAGGTGTTCTGGCCATTTTGGCCGAAATGAAAGGGGCGGGGAAATTGGATGCTATAGATATTGATAACTGGTGTTATTTAAATACGCTGGAAAATGTGGAAAGGAATAATTGCAGCCGGATATCCGTCTTCGAAGGAGGCGCCGATTTGCTGAAGGGCCGTAGTTATGACAGGATCATAGCCAATATAAACCGTAATATTCTGTTAGAGGATATGGTTTTTTATGCTGAAAGTCTTAATAAGGGAGGGAAATTGTTTTTAAGCGGTTTTTATACCGAAGATATTAAGGCCATAGAAGAGGAGTGTAATAAATACGGTTTGCGGCTGGAAGATCAACTGGCACGGGAAAATTGGGCAGCCCTGGTTTTTAATAAATAG
- the tpiA gene encoding triose-phosphate isomerase, translating to MRKNIVAGNWKMNNDLAETSELLTHLKMQLVKEPTAEVYIAPAFTCLSHAFQTLKETPIKVAAQNMHFEKKGAFTGEVSAQMLQSVGVSTVILGHSERRAQFNETNEILAKKVSAAIEADMEVIFCFGEELKERKAGEHFDVVKRQLEEGIFHLSKESWKKVILAYEPVWAIGTGETASPDQAQEVHAFVRETIAGKYDEATANEVSILYGGSVKADNAREIFGKEDVDGGLIGGASLNAIDFLAIVNSFE from the coding sequence ATGAGAAAAAATATAGTCGCCGGAAACTGGAAAATGAACAATGACCTTGCAGAAACATCAGAGCTGTTAACCCACTTAAAAATGCAATTGGTAAAAGAACCAACAGCAGAGGTGTATATAGCCCCGGCTTTTACCTGTTTATCACATGCCTTCCAGACCTTAAAAGAAACGCCCATAAAGGTAGCTGCCCAAAATATGCATTTTGAGAAAAAAGGTGCTTTTACGGGAGAGGTTTCGGCACAAATGCTTCAAAGTGTAGGGGTATCAACGGTAATTCTGGGCCATAGTGAACGCAGGGCCCAGTTTAATGAAACCAATGAGATCCTGGCAAAGAAAGTGTCTGCAGCCATTGAGGCAGATATGGAGGTTATTTTTTGTTTTGGAGAAGAATTAAAGGAACGTAAGGCCGGGGAACATTTTGATGTGGTAAAGCGGCAGTTGGAAGAGGGTATTTTTCACCTTTCAAAGGAAAGCTGGAAAAAAGTGATCCTGGCTTATGAACCGGTTTGGGCGATAGGTACGGGAGAAACAGCTTCGCCGGACCAGGCACAGGAAGTTCACGCATTTGTGCGGGAAACGATTGCAGGAAAGTATGATGAAGCTACCGCCAATGAGGTTTCAATCCTGTATGGCGGAAGTGTAAAAGCAGATAATGCCAGGGAGATCTTTGGAAAAGAGGATGTAGATGGAGGGCTCATAGGAGGTGCCAGCCTTAACGCCATAGATTTTCTCGCAATTGTAAATTCCTTTGAGTAA
- a CDS encoding BT_3928 family protein, with protein sequence MKTLVGVTRIFVGILFMISGFIKLNDPLGFSYKLQEYFSEQVLNMEFLIPFALVIAIILVIFELVLGIMLIIGYLPKFTMWSLLVMILFFTFLTFYSAYFNKVTDCGCFGDALPLTPWQSFYKDVVLLVLILFLFFNRKLLHPILAPASHRWIIFLSFMLCFLFAYHVLMHLPVIDFRAYKIGNNIREKMQLPANARKAEYEYTWKFKSGEEEVIIKNNGAFPQVEGKYIGVETKLVQEGDKPAIYDFLIEKQGENVTDEVLNAEKLLLIVAYSLRNTEEEGFEAIKKMSEEAVAKGYKVIALTSSGDEAAQNFINKHSLNFEFYRADETLLKTIVRANPGILTLEGGTITQKVHWFDAQDIKL encoded by the coding sequence ATGAAAACACTTGTAGGGGTTACCAGGATATTCGTGGGAATTTTGTTTATGATCTCGGGATTTATAAAACTTAACGATCCTCTTGGTTTTTCATACAAGTTGCAGGAATATTTTAGTGAACAAGTGCTTAACATGGAATTTCTAATTCCATTTGCCCTTGTAATAGCTATCATCCTGGTGATTTTTGAACTTGTGCTGGGCATCATGCTCATTATTGGATACCTTCCAAAATTCACGATGTGGAGCCTGTTGGTAATGATCCTGTTCTTTACATTTCTTACTTTTTACTCCGCCTATTTTAATAAGGTAACAGATTGTGGCTGTTTTGGCGATGCCCTTCCCTTAACGCCCTGGCAGTCCTTTTATAAAGATGTGGTGTTGCTGGTTTTAATACTGTTCCTCTTTTTTAACCGGAAACTGTTGCATCCCATTCTGGCCCCGGCCTCGCACCGCTGGATAATCTTTTTATCTTTTATGCTCTGTTTCCTTTTTGCATACCATGTGTTGATGCATTTGCCGGTTATAGATTTTAGGGCGTACAAGATTGGCAATAATATCCGGGAGAAAATGCAGCTTCCCGCAAATGCCCGAAAAGCCGAATATGAATACACCTGGAAATTCAAGAGCGGGGAAGAGGAAGTGATCATTAAGAACAATGGCGCCTTCCCGCAGGTGGAGGGGAAATATATTGGGGTTGAAACCAAATTGGTACAAGAGGGAGATAAACCGGCTATTTATGATTTTCTTATTGAGAAGCAGGGAGAAAATGTGACCGATGAAGTTTTAAATGCGGAGAAGCTGTTGCTTATTGTAGCATACAGTCTTCGTAATACAGAGGAAGAAGGTTTTGAGGCAATCAAAAAAATGAGTGAGGAAGCGGTGGCAAAGGGATATAAGGTAATAGCCCTTACCTCTTCTGGAGATGAAGCTGCTCAAAATTTTATCAATAAACACAGCCTGAATTTTGAATTTTACCGGGCAGATGAAACCCTGCTTAAAACCATTGTGCGTGCCAATCCCGGAATACTTACGTTGGAAGGAGGTACCATAACACAAAAGGTACATTGGTTTGATGCGCAAGATATAAAGCTTTAA
- a CDS encoding DUF1599 domain-containing protein: MKDTSKQYDAVITVCRELFINKMKDYGSAWRILRLPSLTDQIFIKAQRIRGLQENEVQKIAEDEKPEFIGIINYSVMALIQLDLGIAAQPDLNPESALEHYDRKIAETRALMQDKNHDYGEAWRDMRVSSLTDLILQKLLRVKQIEDNKGKTLVSEGIDANYQDMINYAVFALILMEEKEI; this comes from the coding sequence ATGAAGGATACGTCTAAACAATATGATGCGGTTATCACTGTATGCCGGGAACTGTTTATAAATAAAATGAAGGATTACGGCAGTGCCTGGCGAATTTTAAGGTTGCCATCACTTACAGACCAGATCTTTATAAAAGCACAACGCATACGCGGATTACAGGAAAATGAGGTGCAGAAAATAGCCGAGGATGAAAAACCTGAATTTATAGGCATTATCAATTATTCGGTTATGGCTTTGATCCAGTTGGATCTTGGTATTGCTGCCCAACCCGACCTCAATCCTGAGAGTGCCCTGGAGCATTACGACAGGAAAATTGCTGAAACCCGTGCCTTAATGCAGGATAAGAACCACGATTATGGAGAGGCCTGGAGAGATATGCGTGTGAGTTCCCTTACAGATCTTATTCTTCAAAAACTGTTGCGCGTTAAGCAAATTGAAGATAATAAAGGAAAAACTTTGGTGAGTGAGGGCATTGACGCCAACTACCAGGACATGATAAATTATGCAGTTTTCGCCTTGATCCTTATGGAGGAAAAGGAAATTTAA
- the folP gene encoding dihydropteroate synthase, whose product MTINCKGNLIDLSTPKVMGILNITPDSFFAESRNTTNNHFLSKAENMLNDGATFLDLGGYSTRPGAADISVDDELARVVPAVELLHNNFPEALISVDSFRSRVAEESILAGAAMVNDIAAGNLDENMMKVVAKYQVPYIMMHMRGTPQTMSGLNKYENMLQEIMFYFSEKIKAARSLGINDLIIDPGFGFSKNIAQNFEQLAKMEFFRELGLPVLAGLSRKSTIYKTLGCSPEEALNGTTVLNTIALSKGASILRVHDVKEAMEAVKLTEALKN is encoded by the coding sequence ATGACCATTAACTGTAAAGGAAATCTAATAGATCTCTCTACTCCCAAAGTAATGGGGATCCTGAATATTACACCCGATTCTTTTTTTGCTGAAAGCAGGAACACCACAAATAATCACTTTCTTTCCAAAGCAGAAAATATGCTGAATGACGGGGCAACATTTCTGGACCTGGGAGGCTATAGCACCCGTCCCGGAGCCGCGGATATAAGTGTTGACGACGAATTGGCAAGGGTGGTCCCCGCCGTAGAACTATTGCATAATAATTTTCCCGAAGCCCTTATCTCTGTCGATTCTTTCAGAAGCCGGGTAGCCGAAGAAAGCATTCTTGCAGGTGCGGCGATGGTAAATGATATTGCGGCAGGGAATCTGGATGAAAATATGATGAAAGTGGTGGCAAAATACCAGGTACCTTATATAATGATGCATATGCGGGGAACCCCACAAACTATGAGCGGACTTAATAAGTATGAAAACATGCTGCAGGAAATCATGTTTTATTTTTCTGAAAAGATCAAAGCTGCCCGCTCGCTGGGAATCAACGATCTTATAATAGACCCAGGCTTTGGTTTTTCTAAGAATATAGCACAGAATTTTGAACAATTAGCAAAAATGGAATTTTTCAGGGAATTGGGACTTCCTGTATTGGCCGGGCTTTCAAGGAAATCTACCATTTATAAAACCTTAGGTTGCAGTCCTGAAGAAGCCCTGAACGGCACTACTGTTCTAAATACCATTGCCCTAAGCAAAGGAGCCTCTATCCTGCGGGTACATGATGTAAAGGAGGCTATGGAAGCTGTCAAATTAACAGAAGCCCTTAAAAACTAA
- a CDS encoding diadenylate cyclase yields the protein MDFLNLRILDIVDIVFVAILLFYMYKLVKGTVAVNIFVGIVIVYLIGKLTQLLQMELLSSVLGEFIGVGMFALIVVFQQEIRKFLLMIGSTNFTQRQKFFRQLKFVKDDTQISTNLNAIIKACESMGRNFTGALIIIQKSTNLDFVKNTGDVMNIEINQPIIESIFHKSGPLHDGAMVVEDNKITATRVILPVSNDRSIPLRFGLRHRAAVGITEKTDALALVVSEETGQISYLKDGEFIIFDDPEELVSRLKDDLT from the coding sequence TTGGATTTTTTAAACCTTCGCATTCTTGATATTGTAGATATTGTATTTGTAGCAATCCTGCTATTCTACATGTACAAACTTGTTAAAGGTACTGTTGCGGTAAACATTTTTGTAGGGATAGTAATAGTTTATTTAATAGGTAAACTTACACAATTGCTCCAAATGGAACTGCTTAGCAGCGTTTTGGGAGAATTCATTGGGGTGGGAATGTTTGCGCTAATTGTGGTTTTTCAGCAGGAAATAAGGAAGTTCCTGCTTATGATAGGTTCTACCAATTTTACGCAGCGGCAAAAATTTTTCAGGCAGCTTAAATTCGTCAAGGATGACACTCAAATAAGCACCAATTTAAATGCAATTATTAAAGCCTGTGAATCTATGGGCCGTAACTTTACCGGGGCCCTGATCATAATTCAAAAAAGCACCAATTTGGATTTTGTTAAAAATACGGGCGATGTGATGAATATCGAGATCAATCAACCAATTATAGAATCTATTTTTCATAAAAGCGGACCCCTTCATGATGGGGCAATGGTGGTGGAAGATAATAAGATAACCGCTACGCGCGTAATTTTACCGGTGAGCAATGACCGCTCAATACCTCTTAGGTTTGGACTTAGGCACCGGGCGGCGGTTGGAATAACCGAAAAAACCGATGCCCTTGCGCTCGTGGTAAGCGAGGAAACTGGGCAGATATCCTACCTTAAGGACGGAGAATTCATCATATTCGACGATCCCGAAGAACTGGTCTCCAGGCTTAAGGACGACCTTACCTGA